A region from the Vicia villosa cultivar HV-30 ecotype Madison, WI linkage group LG3, Vvil1.0, whole genome shotgun sequence genome encodes:
- the LOC131658307 gene encoding uncharacterized protein LOC131658307 yields the protein MARGKGRGRGRGRPPAIVEPPSPKTPPATQSEELVSPIAHSDTANHDENCSAQKQSREGERVNKPETLIPPVEGETRKLWVDVLSNNQKPGNGLALDFIAPKVINGEIVVEIEKSDIESVIRYWESALIMYVLGGDLSMNMVKQFMTKNWNTVKLPDLLYHNDGYFLMKFKSFKEKEEILMNGSYMIKNMPMILRDWKPNFSMKNDMLRTIPLWVKFPQLLLELWGASSLQKIGSAIGRPVVTDECTAHKLRVSYARLLVEIDATQEAPTSITIQNSEGEKVNQPIEYEWMPKFWGRCQKFGHNCATRITTTWQPKNVATKGKNNTTDGEIPTGVARVKMW from the coding sequence ATGGCTCGGGGTAAAGGGAGAGGAAGGGGACGGGGGAGACCTCCAGCTATTGTGGAACCGCCGTCGCCGAAAACTCCACCGGCAACTCAGAGTGAGGAACTGGTGTCACCTATTGCACACTCCGATACTGCGAATCATGATGAGAATTGTAGTGCACAAAAGCAGAGCAGGGAAGGTGAAAGAGTGAACAAGCCTGAAACCCtaattcctccggttgaaggtgAGACTCGGAAGCTTTGGGTTGATGTTCTCAGCAACAATCAGAAACCAGGTAACGGCTTAGCTCTTGATTTCATTGCGCCGAAAGTGATTAATGGGGAAATTGTTGTAGAAATTGAGAAATCGGATATTGAATCTGTAATTCGATATTGGGAAAGTGCGTTAATCATGTATGTGTTGGGAGGGGATCTAAGTATGAACATGGTTAAGCAGTTTATGACGAAGAATTGGAATACTGTGAAATTGCCGGATCTACTCTACCATAATGATGGCTACTTCCTAATGAAGTTCAAATCGTTTAAGGAGAAAGAGGAGATTCTGATGAATGGTTCGTATATGATCAAGAACATGCCTATGATTCTCAGGGATTGGAAACCGAATTTCAGCATGAAGAATGATATGCTTCGCACCATTCCCCTGTGGGTGAAGTTCCCTCAACTGCTATTGGAACTATGGGGTGCTAGCAGTCTGCAGAAGATTGGGAGTGCTATTGGTAGACCTGTGGTGACTGATGAGTGCACTGCCCACAAATTGCGTGTTTCCTATGCCAGGCTCTTAGTGGAAATTGATGCTACACAAGAAGCTCCAACTTCAATCACGATTCAGAACTCAGAGGGAGAGAAAGTGAACCAACCAATAGAGTATGAATGGATGCCAAAATTCTGGGGAAGATGTCAGAAATTTGGTCACAATTGTGCTACAAGGATCACCACTACATGGCAGCCAAAGAATGTAGCCACCAAAGGAAAGAATAACACCACAGATGGAGAGATCCCAACAGGAGTGGCAAGGGTAAAGATGTGGTAG